The Sediminispirochaeta smaragdinae DSM 11293 genome has a segment encoding these proteins:
- a CDS encoding amidohydrolase family protein, whose amino-acid sequence MVDLVLRNCAVDGEPELIDIAVDKGMIVNRGPSVPYPCRQAIDLKGRLLIPGFIEPHLHLDIALMNEHDRPGRPAPFQSVLELNDILERRRKDFTRQDIEQRAGRALEMASRHGVTAVRAQCHVDTEVGLKHVEALQAVKEKYAGRVSLQIVGFPQQGLLRDPCTPDLFREAFKCGVDVMGCVANTDLTPEGRINVAGHIDMAFKLAMEHDVDLDTHVDLTIPRSIGFDDFEAVYLAKKTLEVGYQGRVTAGHLCSLGSAEPDVAQRVIELLNEARISVISQPDMYRLARQDDVHVRRGLTRVKELLDGGVNVTLASNNVRDVLRPVGNFNLLEEALILSYGAHMDSIDQLDTLMRMATYGGAKAIGLEDYGLQPGCKADMVVLDAPTLSAAIVGQVEKNYVFKGGCLMAASHTITERFNKASHNLR is encoded by the coding sequence ATGGTTGATCTAGTGTTGAGAAATTGCGCGGTTGATGGAGAACCGGAATTAATAGATATCGCCGTTGATAAGGGAATGATCGTCAACCGAGGACCTTCCGTGCCTTATCCCTGCCGCCAAGCAATCGACCTTAAGGGACGATTGCTTATTCCAGGATTTATCGAACCCCATCTGCATCTCGACATCGCCTTGATGAATGAGCACGACCGCCCCGGTCGGCCGGCGCCTTTCCAATCCGTACTGGAATTAAACGACATCCTTGAGCGCCGCCGCAAGGACTTCACTCGCCAAGATATCGAACAACGAGCCGGCCGGGCATTGGAGATGGCATCCCGTCATGGTGTGACCGCTGTCCGGGCCCAATGTCATGTTGATACCGAAGTCGGCTTGAAGCATGTCGAAGCGCTCCAGGCTGTGAAGGAAAAATACGCCGGCCGCGTGAGTCTGCAAATCGTGGGATTTCCCCAACAAGGATTGCTACGCGATCCCTGCACACCCGACCTCTTCCGGGAAGCCTTCAAATGCGGTGTCGACGTCATGGGATGCGTGGCCAACACCGACCTCACCCCTGAGGGGCGGATTAACGTCGCCGGCCATATCGACATGGCTTTCAAGCTGGCGATGGAACATGATGTCGACTTGGATACCCACGTCGACCTGACAATTCCGCGTTCAATCGGCTTTGACGACTTCGAAGCCGTGTACCTGGCAAAAAAAACGCTCGAGGTCGGCTATCAGGGCCGGGTCACCGCCGGGCACCTTTGTTCACTGGGATCAGCTGAGCCCGATGTCGCCCAACGCGTGATTGAACTACTCAACGAGGCTCGGATCAGTGTAATCAGCCAACCGGATATGTACCGACTGGCACGTCAAGACGATGTCCATGTTCGCCGTGGTCTGACACGCGTAAAAGAACTCCTGGATGGGGGTGTAAACGTGACTCTGGCATCAAACAACGTACGCGATGTACTACGGCCGGTTGGAAATTTCAACTTGCTTGAAGAGGCCCTGATCCTCTCTTATGGAGCCCACATGGACAGTATCGATCAACTGGACACTCTCATGCGCATGGCAACCTACGGCGGCGCCAAAGCCATCGGTCTGGAAGACTACGGCCTGCAACCAGGGTGCAAAGCAGACATGGTGGTGCTCGATGCTCCCACCCTTTCTGCAGCCATCGTCGGGCAGGTCGAAAAAAACTACGTCTTCAAGGGCGGATGCTTGATGGCCGCCTCGCACACCATCACCGAGCGCTTCAACAAAGCGTCTCACAATCTGAGATAA
- the ygeW gene encoding knotted carbamoyltransferase YgeW, translating to MDRIGIKEKIKSLSRLRTEDMYLNDFFHTWKKSDQEIKAVFEVADILRGMRNNNISTRLFDSGLGISLFRDNSTRTRFSYASACNMLGLEVQDLDEGKSQVAHGETVRETANMISFMADVIGIRDDMYIGKGHTYMKEVAASVQAGYDAGILEQRPTLVNLQCDIDHPTQSMADALHLINHFGGIENLKGKKIAMTWAYSPSYGKPLSVPQGIMGLMSRFGMAVTLAHPEGYEVMPEVEKIAEINSAKSGGTFSKTNSMAEAFKDADIVYPKSWAPFKAMEKRTGLYGKGDFDGIDKLEKELLGQNADHKDWECTEELMNSTKEGKALYMHCLPADITDVSCEKGEVAASVFDRYRDPLYKQASFKPYIIAAMIFLSKVKNPADRLDTILNANLPRIV from the coding sequence ATGGACAGAATTGGAATTAAAGAAAAAATAAAGTCGCTGTCAAGACTCAGAACAGAAGATATGTACCTGAATGATTTCTTTCACACCTGGAAAAAAAGTGACCAGGAGATAAAGGCTGTTTTTGAAGTTGCAGATATCCTGAGAGGAATGCGAAATAACAATATCTCCACCAGGCTTTTCGACAGCGGTCTTGGAATAAGCCTATTTAGAGACAATTCCACAAGAACAAGATTCAGCTACGCTTCGGCATGCAATATGCTTGGACTTGAAGTTCAGGATCTGGATGAAGGAAAAAGCCAGGTTGCCCATGGCGAGACTGTAAGGGAAACAGCCAATATGATAAGTTTCATGGCCGATGTCATCGGTATAAGAGATGATATGTACATCGGTAAGGGACACACCTATATGAAGGAAGTCGCAGCCAGCGTACAGGCTGGATACGATGCGGGAATTCTGGAACAACGCCCCACCCTTGTTAACCTCCAGTGCGATATAGATCACCCAACCCAGTCAATGGCCGACGCCCTTCACCTTATCAATCACTTCGGAGGAATAGAAAATCTTAAAGGCAAAAAGATAGCCATGACATGGGCTTATTCACCATCCTATGGGAAACCACTCTCTGTACCCCAGGGAATCATGGGCCTCATGAGCCGGTTCGGAATGGCCGTCACCCTCGCGCACCCGGAAGGTTATGAGGTAATGCCTGAAGTGGAAAAAATCGCAGAAATAAATTCCGCGAAATCAGGTGGTACTTTTTCCAAGACAAACTCCATGGCCGAAGCGTTCAAAGACGCGGACATTGTTTATCCCAAAAGCTGGGCACCGTTCAAAGCCATGGAAAAAAGGACTGGTCTCTACGGAAAGGGAGATTTTGACGGAATCGACAAGCTCGAAAAGGAACTTCTTGGTCAGAACGCAGATCATAAGGACTGGGAATGTACCGAAGAACTCATGAATTCAACAAAAGAAGGAAAAGCCCTTTACATGCACTGTCTGCCGGCCGACATCACTGATGTATCATGTGAAAAGGGAGAAGTTGCAGCTTCAGTTTTTGACCGCTACCGTGACCCTCTTTACAAGCAGGCCAGCTTCAAACCCTACATTATTGCCGCCATGATTTTCCTGAGTAAGGTCAAAAATCCCGCCGACCGGCTGGACACAATACTGAATGCAAACCTGCCCAGAATAGTGTAG
- a CDS encoding pyridoxal-phosphate dependent enzyme has protein sequence MIDLTTNEEQIQKNAIRCKEQGILFPTFAEMREPETISEDIKKKLKDVGLWDVNSLNLYRVNWQNEPKKFGGGFGDVNYMELPSSLTGTRARILALVGKWFPTGAHKVGASYSCLAPRLVTGQFNPMKEKAVWPSTGNYCRGGAYISRLLACDSIAILPEEMSQERFDWLKNIAGETIATPGCESNVKEIFDKCRELTESRGDTIEIFNQFDQFPNHLWHYEVTGHSMEKVLKKAMGEDSRFAGTCLSSGSSGTLGSGEYLKTLYPKAKLSVAEALQCPTLYNNGFGGHRIEGIGDKHVPWIHNLKNTDMVIAIDDEQTIRLLRLFNEPVGREYLKENGVPAELLDQLDLLGISSIGNLIGTIKMAKYYELTEEDVLMTIFTDSFEMYESRLKELEEARGAYTREDAIRDYELINQVTFDHTMELSYQEQKRIHNLKYYTWVEQQDKTYDEINAQWYDHDYWTNLYKVTPKLDELIIDFNRRIKAL, from the coding sequence ATGATTGATCTTACAACCAACGAAGAACAAATTCAAAAGAACGCCATACGCTGCAAGGAACAGGGGATTCTTTTTCCTACTTTCGCCGAGATGAGAGAGCCGGAAACTATTTCCGAAGATATCAAGAAAAAACTCAAAGATGTCGGACTATGGGATGTTAACTCCCTCAACCTTTACAGGGTGAACTGGCAGAATGAACCTAAGAAGTTCGGCGGAGGTTTCGGAGATGTGAACTATATGGAACTCCCCTCATCTCTGACAGGTACAAGAGCCAGAATTCTGGCTCTTGTCGGAAAATGGTTCCCTACAGGAGCCCACAAGGTAGGGGCAAGCTACAGTTGCCTTGCTCCCCGTCTTGTTACAGGCCAGTTCAATCCCATGAAGGAAAAAGCAGTCTGGCCCTCAACGGGAAATTACTGCCGGGGCGGGGCCTACATTTCCAGACTCCTAGCCTGCGATTCAATAGCAATTCTCCCCGAAGAGATGAGCCAGGAGAGGTTCGACTGGCTCAAGAATATTGCAGGAGAGACCATAGCGACTCCCGGCTGTGAATCAAACGTAAAAGAAATTTTCGACAAATGCCGAGAGCTGACTGAAAGCAGGGGTGACACAATCGAGATCTTCAATCAGTTTGATCAGTTTCCCAACCACCTTTGGCATTATGAGGTCACAGGTCACTCCATGGAAAAAGTCCTGAAAAAAGCTATGGGAGAAGACAGCCGCTTTGCAGGCACATGCCTCTCATCCGGTTCATCAGGAACTCTCGGATCCGGTGAATATCTTAAAACCCTCTACCCAAAGGCAAAACTATCGGTGGCTGAAGCCCTTCAGTGCCCTACTCTTTACAACAACGGATTCGGAGGACATAGAATCGAAGGAATAGGAGATAAGCACGTTCCATGGATTCACAACCTGAAGAATACTGATATGGTAATTGCCATTGATGATGAACAGACCATACGGCTCTTGAGACTTTTTAATGAACCCGTTGGAAGAGAGTATCTAAAAGAGAATGGGGTTCCGGCAGAGCTCCTCGATCAGCTTGACCTTCTTGGAATTTCAAGCATAGGAAACCTTATAGGTACTATCAAAATGGCTAAATATTACGAATTAACCGAAGAAGACGTACTGATGACCATCTTCACAGATTCGTTCGAGATGTACGAAAGCCGACTAAAGGAACTTGAAGAGGCCCGCGGTGCTTACACAAGAGAAGACGCGATTCGGGACTACGAACTGATTAATCAGGTTACCTTTGATCACACAATGGAACTTTCCTACCAGGAACAGAAACGGATTCACAACCTCAAGTACTACACATGGGTCGAACAGCAGGATAAAACCTATGATGAAATCAATGCTCAATGGTACGACCACGACTACTGGACAAACCTTTATAAAGTAACTCCAAAACTGGACGAATTAATAATAGATTTCAACAGGCGAATAAAAGCACTATAG
- a CDS encoding YgeY family selenium metabolism-linked hydrolase, which produces MKQEILRKAEEYRDYVAQTLSEMVKIPSYSGKEEAICKRIKEICEDAGFDEVRTDKLGSVIARIGNGPKSIAFDAHIDTVEIGDPDQWEKEPFSGLIADGLVHGRGSSDQKGGAASMITAGRILKDINYNGQFTIYFTFTVMEEDCDGMCWKYLIEEEKLKPDFYVSTEPTSTRIYRGHRGRMEMMVRLKGISAHGSAPERGESAAYKAARAALAMEKLNKDLQPDEDNFLGKGTIVVSQIDVKGPSQCAVPDQAMLYLDRRLTWGEDADLAIGQVKEYIGKALDCPPEEIDVTMPEYTKRGYRDYDYSQELYFPTWKMDADHPLVESGVDAYKTLWGKDPVVDKWTFSTNAVATTGRHKIPAIGFGPGDESQAHAPNEINRIEDLVICAAFYAMLPYSLEKRI; this is translated from the coding sequence ATGAAACAGGAAATTTTAAGGAAAGCGGAAGAGTACCGCGACTACGTCGCTCAGACCCTTTCGGAAATGGTTAAAATCCCCTCATATAGTGGAAAGGAAGAGGCTATCTGTAAAAGGATAAAAGAGATTTGTGAAGATGCCGGATTTGATGAAGTCAGGACAGATAAACTAGGTTCTGTGATAGCCCGGATTGGAAACGGCCCAAAATCAATCGCTTTCGACGCCCATATTGATACAGTAGAAATCGGTGATCCGGATCAGTGGGAAAAAGAACCTTTCTCCGGATTGATTGCCGATGGACTGGTACACGGAAGAGGCTCCTCGGACCAGAAAGGAGGAGCTGCCTCCATGATAACCGCCGGAAGAATCCTCAAAGATATAAACTACAATGGCCAGTTTACTATCTATTTCACCTTTACAGTCATGGAAGAAGATTGTGACGGCATGTGTTGGAAATATCTGATTGAAGAAGAGAAGCTGAAACCAGACTTCTATGTATCAACCGAACCGACCTCTACCCGAATCTACAGGGGCCACAGGGGACGCATGGAGATGATGGTACGGCTTAAAGGAATCTCGGCTCATGGTTCAGCTCCCGAAAGAGGCGAATCAGCTGCATACAAGGCCGCCAGGGCAGCCCTTGCAATGGAAAAGCTCAACAAGGATCTCCAGCCGGATGAAGACAACTTCCTGGGAAAGGGAACGATAGTTGTTTCACAGATAGATGTAAAGGGACCCAGTCAGTGTGCTGTTCCCGATCAAGCCATGCTTTATCTGGACCGCCGGCTTACCTGGGGTGAGGACGCAGATCTGGCCATTGGTCAGGTAAAGGAGTACATAGGGAAGGCATTGGACTGCCCTCCTGAGGAAATTGACGTTACAATGCCTGAATACACAAAGAGAGGATACAGGGACTATGATTATAGCCAGGAACTCTACTTTCCTACATGGAAAATGGATGCTGATCATCCTCTTGTTGAAAGCGGAGTAGACGCTTACAAAACACTCTGGGGAAAGGATCCGGTAGTGGACAAGTGGACATTTTCCACCAACGCAGTTGCGACAACCGGCAGGCACAAGATACCGGCAATAGGGTTCGGCCCGGGTGATGAAAGTCAGGCCCACGCTCCAAACGAAATCAACAGAATCGAAGATCTTGTTATCTGTGCAGCTTTCTACGCGATGCTGCCATACAGCCTGGAAAAAAGGATATAA
- a CDS encoding aspartate/glutamate racemase family protein, protein MRCLIVNPNTSVHMTSSINHTMEELDKGDVSFDVISAEIGPESLESFYEYNLAASGVAYTLKKMDMQIYDGVLLACFGDPGLYGLKESLSCPVVGIAEASLSMSLLLGYKFAIIVSLQKAVPMMINMVHQYGLGQRMAGVFPLNMPVLDLEKDKVSVIEKIRQVSRKAIIQGAETLILGCAGMTGIAKEVEKEMKVPVIDPVSAGFHSLKAIIESKLTTARHGLYEPVPAKRIIGAEGRDSKYFGYF, encoded by the coding sequence ATGCGGTGTCTAATTGTAAATCCAAACACCAGTGTGCATATGACATCGTCAATAAACCATACAATGGAGGAGTTAGATAAAGGAGATGTTTCCTTTGACGTAATCAGTGCTGAAATTGGTCCAGAATCATTGGAATCTTTTTATGAGTACAATCTTGCGGCCTCTGGGGTTGCCTACACGCTAAAAAAGATGGACATGCAAATATATGATGGTGTGCTTTTAGCCTGTTTTGGTGATCCGGGATTGTATGGACTAAAGGAATCTTTGTCCTGTCCAGTGGTAGGTATTGCTGAGGCTTCTCTGTCAATGTCGCTGTTGTTGGGTTACAAATTTGCAATTATAGTTTCTCTGCAGAAAGCTGTTCCAATGATGATAAATATGGTTCATCAGTATGGACTTGGCCAGCGTATGGCCGGTGTTTTTCCTTTGAATATGCCAGTTCTGGATCTTGAGAAAGATAAAGTTTCCGTTATTGAAAAAATTCGACAGGTGAGCAGAAAAGCTATTATTCAAGGCGCGGAAACTCTTATCCTCGGTTGTGCAGGTATGACTGGCATCGCGAAGGAAGTTGAAAAAGAGATGAAGGTTCCGGTTATTGATCCTGTTTCTGCTGGATTCCATAGCCTCAAGGCAATCATCGAATCGAAACTCACGACTGCACGTCATGGTCTTTACGAACCGGTGCCCGCGAAAAGGATAATTGGAGCGGAGGGTCGGGACTCTAAATATTTTGGTTATTTTTAG
- the hydA gene encoding dihydropyrimidinase: protein MAAKKILIRGGTVVSESEIAPYDISIEGERIVAHGDKGQFDSESFDEIVDADGLLVLPGLIDPHVHFDSPFMGSRTDHDFLTGTKAAAYGGVTTVISFSTQSKGGSVLKNLEDQEKKALGQAYIDWSIHGILLDASEQTLSEIPELVNRGVPTYKCFTTYRHANRMVDDDGMLKILKATAENGGMLMVHCENDSIIEYRLKSEIEKGNTEWIYHALTRPRLAENISIQRIIDLMKVERAPVYIVHTSTSESAGIIHEARSQGAPLHSETCTHYLVLTEDELKKENGYLFICSPPLRTERDIDTLWTAARVGPIEVVSTDDAGLPVADQTRLAEGRFNKVPSGMPGVEPRLTMLYTEGVRKGRISWPRLVSLTAGNPSRLFGLSPKKGSLAPGSDADVVLFDPDVEWTMSAENLHMNTDFCPFEGRDVFGKPKTVLSRGEFVLRDYELIGTSKHGQRVIRKLDSSYIY, encoded by the coding sequence ATGGCTGCAAAAAAAATTCTTATTCGAGGTGGGACGGTTGTCAGTGAAAGTGAGATAGCGCCCTATGATATAAGTATTGAAGGCGAGCGTATCGTTGCCCATGGTGATAAAGGTCAATTCGATTCAGAATCTTTCGATGAAATAGTAGATGCGGATGGATTGCTGGTATTGCCGGGTTTGATTGATCCGCATGTTCACTTTGATTCTCCGTTTATGGGGTCCCGGACTGATCATGATTTTCTTACCGGAACAAAAGCTGCTGCATATGGTGGTGTAACAACGGTTATAAGCTTCTCTACTCAGTCGAAGGGCGGATCGGTTCTGAAGAATTTAGAGGATCAGGAGAAGAAAGCACTCGGACAGGCATATATCGATTGGAGTATTCATGGCATCCTGCTTGATGCTTCGGAACAGACACTTTCTGAGATCCCTGAATTAGTGAATAGAGGAGTGCCAACCTATAAATGTTTTACTACCTATCGTCATGCTAACAGAATGGTAGATGATGATGGAATGTTGAAAATACTGAAAGCAACTGCAGAAAACGGCGGTATGCTTATGGTTCATTGTGAGAATGACTCAATTATTGAATACCGTTTGAAATCCGAAATAGAAAAGGGAAATACTGAGTGGATTTATCACGCGTTGACCCGGCCCCGATTAGCAGAGAATATTTCAATTCAGAGAATTATAGATCTCATGAAAGTGGAGAGGGCGCCTGTTTATATCGTTCATACATCCACTTCAGAAAGTGCCGGGATTATTCACGAGGCCCGTTCACAGGGAGCGCCTCTTCATTCGGAAACTTGTACTCATTATCTGGTGCTTACGGAAGATGAACTGAAAAAAGAGAATGGGTACCTTTTTATTTGCAGCCCGCCGCTTAGAACCGAACGAGACATAGATACATTATGGACTGCAGCACGTGTCGGTCCTATTGAAGTTGTTTCCACGGATGATGCCGGATTACCTGTTGCGGACCAGACAAGACTGGCTGAGGGTAGATTTAATAAGGTTCCAAGCGGAATGCCCGGTGTTGAACCCAGATTGACAATGCTTTATACAGAAGGTGTAAGAAAGGGGCGTATCTCCTGGCCTCGCCTTGTATCTTTAACAGCAGGAAATCCATCACGATTATTCGGATTATCTCCTAAAAAGGGTAGTTTGGCTCCTGGATCAGATGCGGATGTCGTTCTTTTTGATCCTGATGTCGAATGGACAATGTCTGCTGAAAATCTCCATATGAATACCGACTTTTGTCCTTTTGAAGGTCGGGATGTATTTGGAAAACCCAAAACCGTATTATCTCGTGGTGAATTCGTTCTCCGTGATTATGAATTGATCGGTACATCGAAGCATGGTCAAAGAGTGATTCGGAAACTTGATAGTTCATATATTTATTAA
- a CDS encoding M20/M25/M40 family metallo-hydrolase: MKLNSSQQKEVLAFARQLVCEPGNSGDEEKSALLIEKKMNELGYNQVRVDPYGSVIGIINGSKPGPTILFDGHVDVVPIHEPDEWHHDPYGGEVVGDKLISRGSADMKGSVTAMIFAASYLDKEKLLGTIIVSASVAEELIPGRALEKILDEYKVDAVVVGEPTKLRLGFTEKGRCSISMTVTGEVAHSSSPELGKNAIYIANDAIRRIREIPVNSDPFLGDEVRELVELRSEPTPGYGSVPYYCWGLWECRILPGESEQALLNKFVSSQKGSEWEERIHFQFETIDIPNFTGTHLIGKDFLPAWREDKNSGLYKQMEAAVEKSGIPVEYEPIYYGSNALMSCGVKKLPTVIFGPGDVALAHKPDEYLRIQDLWKATKIFNHIMELNGKYTY; encoded by the coding sequence ATGAAACTCAATAGTAGTCAGCAAAAAGAGGTCCTTGCATTTGCCAGGCAGCTGGTATGTGAACCGGGAAATTCTGGCGATGAAGAAAAAAGTGCCTTATTAATAGAAAAGAAAATGAACGAATTGGGTTACAATCAGGTTCGGGTTGATCCTTATGGAAGTGTTATCGGTATTATCAACGGTTCAAAACCGGGGCCGACAATCCTGTTTGATGGGCATGTGGATGTTGTCCCGATTCATGAACCGGATGAATGGCATCACGATCCGTATGGTGGCGAGGTTGTTGGAGACAAACTTATCAGCAGAGGATCCGCTGATATGAAGGGATCTGTAACCGCAATGATCTTTGCAGCTTCTTATCTTGATAAAGAAAAACTCCTTGGAACAATCATTGTTTCTGCCAGTGTAGCTGAAGAATTGATACCCGGCCGGGCACTTGAGAAAATTCTGGACGAATATAAAGTTGATGCGGTTGTTGTTGGAGAACCGACCAAACTGCGGCTTGGATTTACGGAAAAGGGTAGATGCTCAATAAGCATGACCGTAACCGGAGAAGTTGCACACAGCAGCAGTCCTGAATTGGGAAAGAATGCCATATATATTGCAAACGATGCAATCAGGCGTATTAGAGAAATTCCTGTAAACTCTGATCCTTTTCTGGGTGATGAAGTCAGGGAACTTGTCGAGTTACGTTCTGAGCCTACTCCTGGATATGGCAGTGTGCCTTATTATTGCTGGGGACTCTGGGAGTGTCGAATTCTACCCGGAGAGAGCGAACAGGCTCTATTAAATAAATTTGTCAGTTCTCAAAAGGGCTCAGAATGGGAAGAACGGATTCACTTTCAGTTTGAAACGATTGATATCCCTAATTTTACAGGTACTCATCTGATCGGTAAAGACTTCCTTCCCGCATGGAGAGAAGACAAAAACAGTGGTTTATATAAACAGATGGAAGCTGCTGTTGAGAAAAGCGGAATACCTGTGGAATACGAGCCGATTTATTATGGGAGCAATGCTCTGATGAGCTGTGGAGTGAAGAAATTACCTACAGTTATATTTGGTCCTGGGGATGTGGCTCTTGCGCACAAGCCTGATGAATACCTAAGAATTCAGGACCTCTGGAAGGCAACGAAGATCTTTAATCATATAATGGAGCTGAATGGAAAGTATACTTATTAG
- a CDS encoding BMP family protein, protein MKNLKLAVVLVLLSVLVFGGCQGSSDDKDAGTKSAESKLKVAMVLPGLKTDEAFNQFTYEGMMRAAEDLDIETAFVEEVKQDEQIEVIRQFAQQGYDIIIGQGGQFGEALQTVAKEYPDQEFVFSVATDTGGVPNLTAVTVSYSHAGYIAGIMAGQMTKNNKVAMILGEWYTPHRQMWESFQKGVAASGKDVEVKSVATGSWSDVNKAREASLALIADGVDVLLPVLDAAYVGVLSAAQDSDDVLVVGSVLDMAKVAPEVVVGSVVYNWNELGYQEATGEITDGGTHILGIKENGITPVLNDLLSDEGKTAVEDAIAGLKAGNIDILP, encoded by the coding sequence ATGAAGAATCTTAAACTGGCAGTCGTTTTGGTGCTTTTATCGGTCCTCGTCTTTGGAGGGTGTCAAGGCTCTTCAGATGATAAGGACGCCGGTACTAAATCAGCGGAATCAAAGCTCAAGGTCGCAATGGTCTTGCCCGGATTGAAAACAGATGAAGCTTTCAATCAGTTTACCTATGAAGGTATGATGAGAGCCGCAGAAGATTTGGATATTGAAACTGCATTTGTGGAAGAAGTAAAACAGGATGAGCAGATTGAAGTTATCCGACAATTCGCACAGCAGGGGTATGACATCATTATCGGTCAGGGTGGTCAGTTTGGTGAAGCCCTCCAGACAGTTGCCAAAGAATATCCTGATCAGGAGTTCGTTTTCAGTGTTGCAACAGATACGGGAGGAGTTCCCAATCTGACAGCTGTAACTGTCAGTTACAGCCATGCCGGATATATTGCAGGTATAATGGCCGGTCAAATGACCAAGAACAATAAAGTAGCAATGATACTTGGCGAGTGGTATACTCCGCATAGACAGATGTGGGAAAGTTTTCAGAAAGGTGTTGCCGCAAGCGGTAAGGATGTTGAAGTAAAGTCTGTTGCAACAGGATCATGGTCTGATGTCAATAAGGCCCGTGAAGCCTCATTGGCTCTGATAGCTGATGGTGTAGATGTCCTCTTGCCTGTTCTTGATGCCGCGTATGTTGGCGTATTGAGTGCAGCACAGGATTCCGACGATGTTTTGGTTGTCGGTAGCGTATTGGATATGGCTAAAGTTGCTCCCGAGGTTGTTGTCGGCAGTGTTGTATATAACTGGAATGAGCTTGGATATCAGGAAGCTACCGGAGAGATAACGGACGGAGGTACCCATATCCTTGGTATTAAGGAAAATGGTATTACACCCGTATTAAACGATTTACTTTCGGATGAAGGTAAGACGGCCGTAGAAGATGCAATAGCCGGTTTAAAAGCTGGAAATATTGATATCTTACCATAA